One Sphingopyxis macrogoltabida genomic region harbors:
- a CDS encoding EthD domain-containing protein yields the protein MMLRVTFCLKRLPGLTRAQFQDYWRNRHAPLVREHAAALGIRKYVQSHSLTLPGAFPLADVRGSSGLDFDGVAQLWWDDMASFTAAGTTEAGRVAGALLLADEKKFIDLPNSPIFLSDDYHVIG from the coding sequence ATGATGCTGCGAGTAACCTTCTGCCTGAAGCGGCTGCCCGGGCTGACGCGCGCGCAGTTTCAGGATTATTGGCGGAACCGCCATGCCCCGCTGGTCCGGGAACATGCCGCGGCGCTCGGCATTCGCAAATATGTCCAGTCGCACAGCCTGACCCTGCCCGGCGCCTTTCCGCTGGCCGATGTAAGGGGCTCATCGGGCCTCGATTTCGACGGCGTCGCGCAGCTCTGGTGGGACGATATGGCAAGCTTTACTGCGGCCGGGACGACCGAGGCGGGGCGCGTTGCGGGTGCGCTGCTGCTCGCCGACGAGAAAAAGTTCATCGACCTGCCCAATTCGCCGATCTTCCTGTCGGACGATTATCACGTCATCGGTTAG
- a CDS encoding Zn-ribbon domain-containing OB-fold protein, with protein sequence MTYHSATGPIGAEGRYWDALLEGRLELPRCTGCGEWHWPAVWRCGSCGGWDHKWVEQPLTGTVFTYTRTHHPFGGTESFAKPFSTLVVTLDTVPVRLVGVLEGDEAGLKIGAPVTGTIARTAFGDAEIPALRWRLA encoded by the coding sequence ATGACCTATCATTCAGCAACGGGGCCGATCGGCGCCGAAGGGCGCTATTGGGATGCGCTTCTGGAAGGGCGGCTCGAATTGCCGCGCTGCACGGGTTGCGGCGAATGGCACTGGCCTGCGGTGTGGCGGTGCGGCAGCTGTGGCGGCTGGGACCATAAGTGGGTCGAGCAGCCGCTGACGGGCACGGTCTTCACCTACACCCGCACGCACCACCCGTTCGGCGGCACCGAATCCTTCGCCAAACCCTTTTCGACGCTCGTCGTCACCCTCGATACCGTGCCGGTGCGTCTGGTCGGCGTGCTCGAAGGCGACGAGGCGGGGCTGAAAATCGGCGCCCCCGTCACCGGCACCATCGCGCGCACCGCCTTCGGTGACGCAGAAATCCCTGCGCTGCGCTGGAGGCTTGCATGA
- a CDS encoding thiolase C-terminal domain-containing protein, whose amino-acid sequence MTPNLSGLTAAAGVGYRQYKRGTAPLPERGVLVHAIVDACKDAGFDPADVDGFVSYGDDKNEPVRLMPDLGTKAINWSAQVWGGGGGGIAGAFGIAASAILTGQARAVVVFRALVEGNSGRLSAAVMAHHLNDHMVSSGILAPAQVCAMRAQRMFEYHGVPYELCEELVRASYYHGSRNPDAVAYGKEFDHDEYRESRIIAEPFHLFDCSRENDGAGAILLVSTEMARDLKKKPVKLLSVAQGTEAGYGDLLENDATDLYPTAGFRAIRDRLYGAAGLTPADIDVVQLYENFSAQGIASLIDHGFCTYENVAEVVRFENLIAPSGKLPVNTSGGNLAHGFVHGFVTAVEAVRCLRGESPNPVPDARTCLLAGGPGAPTISSAIFGVD is encoded by the coding sequence ATGACCCCCAACCTGTCCGGCCTGACGGCCGCCGCCGGCGTCGGCTATCGCCAGTATAAGCGCGGCACCGCGCCCCTGCCCGAGCGCGGCGTGCTCGTCCACGCGATCGTAGATGCGTGCAAGGATGCGGGCTTCGACCCTGCCGACGTCGACGGCTTCGTCTCCTATGGCGACGACAAGAACGAGCCGGTGCGGCTGATGCCCGACCTCGGTACCAAGGCGATCAATTGGTCGGCGCAGGTGTGGGGCGGCGGCGGCGGCGGTATCGCGGGCGCCTTCGGCATCGCTGCCTCGGCGATCCTGACCGGCCAGGCGCGCGCGGTCGTCGTCTTTCGCGCACTGGTCGAGGGCAATAGCGGGCGGCTGTCGGCGGCCGTGATGGCGCACCACCTCAACGACCATATGGTGTCGTCGGGCATCCTCGCGCCCGCGCAGGTCTGCGCGATGCGTGCGCAGCGGATGTTCGAATATCACGGCGTGCCGTACGAGCTGTGCGAGGAACTGGTCCGCGCTTCCTATTACCACGGCAGCCGCAATCCTGACGCGGTCGCCTATGGCAAAGAGTTCGACCATGATGAGTATCGCGAGTCGCGGATCATCGCCGAACCCTTCCACCTCTTCGATTGCAGCCGCGAGAATGACGGCGCCGGGGCGATCCTGCTCGTGTCGACCGAGATGGCGCGCGACCTGAAGAAGAAACCGGTCAAATTGCTGTCGGTCGCGCAGGGCACCGAAGCAGGTTATGGCGACCTGCTCGAAAACGACGCGACCGACCTATACCCGACTGCGGGTTTCCGCGCCATCCGCGACCGGCTGTACGGCGCCGCCGGGCTGACCCCCGCCGATATCGACGTCGTCCAGCTTTATGAGAATTTCAGCGCGCAGGGCATCGCGTCGCTGATCGATCACGGTTTCTGCACCTACGAGAATGTCGCCGAGGTCGTGCGCTTCGAGAATCTGATCGCGCCGTCGGGCAAGCTGCCGGTCAACACCTCGGGCGGGAACCTCGCGCATGGTTTCGTCCACGGCTTCGTCACCGCGGTCGAAGCGGTGCGCTGCCTGCGCGGCGAAAGCCCGAACCCCGTGCCGGACGCGCGGACCTGTCTGCTCGCCGGCGGCCCCGGCGCGCCGACGATCAGTTCGGCAATCTTCGGGGTGGATTAA
- a CDS encoding SDR family NAD(P)-dependent oxidoreductase has product MSADYTAGLFDVAGKRALVTGATSGIGRMIARGLAQAGAEVWVVARGADDVDAIVGELGGKAQGVVADIATEDGIARIAEALGDRPLHILVNNAGTDRPTPLDAEGREDFDAVLGLNLTTPFLLTRKLLSQLEGAASPGDPARVINIASIAALNPGHLENFAYASSKSGVAMMSRHLGRHLAKRNISCNAIAPGLFPSRLTEQFLGMGEADEVPKAFVSPLGARAGEMDDIAGAVIYLSSRAGAWVTGVLLPVSGGISTVS; this is encoded by the coding sequence ATGAGCGCCGACTACACCGCCGGACTGTTCGACGTCGCGGGCAAGCGGGCGCTGGTGACCGGCGCGACCTCGGGCATCGGCCGGATGATCGCGCGTGGGCTGGCGCAGGCGGGTGCCGAAGTGTGGGTCGTCGCGCGCGGCGCCGACGACGTCGATGCGATTGTCGGGGAATTGGGCGGCAAAGCGCAGGGTGTCGTGGCGGATATCGCGACCGAGGACGGCATCGCGCGCATCGCCGAGGCGCTCGGCGACCGGCCGCTTCATATCCTCGTCAACAATGCGGGGACCGATCGCCCGACCCCGCTCGACGCCGAGGGGCGCGAGGATTTCGACGCGGTGCTCGGGCTCAACCTCACCACGCCCTTCCTGCTGACGCGCAAGTTGCTCTCGCAGCTCGAAGGCGCCGCCAGCCCCGGCGACCCGGCGCGCGTGATCAACATCGCGTCGATCGCCGCGCTCAACCCCGGCCATCTCGAAAATTTCGCCTATGCGTCGAGCAAGAGCGGGGTCGCGATGATGTCGCGCCATCTCGGCCGCCATCTCGCCAAGCGCAACATCAGTTGCAACGCGATCGCACCGGGCCTGTTCCCCTCGCGCCTGACCGAGCAATTTCTCGGTATGGGGGAGGCGGACGAGGTCCCCAAGGCATTCGTTTCGCCGCTCGGTGCACGGGCGGGCGAGATGGACGATATCGCGGGCGCGGTGATCTATCTTTCGTCGCGCGCGGGCGCCTGGGTGACCGGCGTGCTGCTCCCGGTCAGTGGCGGCATCTCGACCGTCAGTTAA
- a CDS encoding aldehyde dehydrogenase — protein MIGQANAQVAHPDRLFIGGRWIPVEGSGRFTVTNPATEEAFGEVVAAGAPEVERAVAAARKAFDEGPWPRMSAAERATYMRALSQALQRRGAALDSAWISQVGVPIWMAQGSGAGTAGLLDYYAGLAEAYPFEDVRPSNGMMSKVAVVVREPVGVVAAIAPWNGPLASLLIKLAPALATGCTVILKPAPETPLEAFMLAEAAEEAGFPEGVINLLPADREASDLLVRHPGIDKVAFTGSTEVGLHIAQVCAGRMARFTMELGGKSAAIVLDDFEPEAMGPALAPMITLLCGQVCINFSRVLVPRARKDAYVESLAAAMAATSIGDPLDANTMMGPLAMARHHAKVSSYFDKGVAEGARIATGGRRPPALNSGYYVEPTVFADATNDMAIAQEEIFGPVTAVIPYDSVEEAIAIANDSPFGLSGGVYTHDTDRAYGVARRIRTGHFTQNGRDFDLTNPFGGFKKSGVGREGGPEGIEPFTEVKTVFLPQAPGTLA, from the coding sequence ATGATCGGCCAAGCCAACGCGCAGGTGGCGCATCCCGACCGGCTTTTCATCGGCGGACGCTGGATTCCCGTCGAGGGCAGCGGGCGCTTCACGGTGACCAACCCCGCGACCGAGGAAGCCTTCGGCGAAGTCGTCGCTGCCGGCGCGCCCGAGGTCGAACGCGCCGTCGCTGCGGCACGCAAGGCGTTCGACGAGGGACCCTGGCCGCGGATGTCGGCCGCCGAACGCGCGACCTATATGCGCGCGCTGTCGCAGGCACTGCAGCGTCGCGGCGCCGCGCTCGACAGCGCGTGGATATCGCAGGTCGGGGTGCCGATCTGGATGGCGCAGGGCTCGGGTGCGGGCACGGCAGGGCTGCTCGACTATTATGCCGGGCTCGCCGAGGCATATCCGTTCGAGGATGTGCGTCCGTCGAACGGCATGATGTCGAAGGTTGCGGTGGTGGTGCGCGAGCCGGTCGGCGTCGTCGCTGCGATCGCGCCGTGGAACGGGCCGCTCGCTTCGTTGCTGATCAAGCTGGCGCCCGCGCTCGCGACCGGATGCACTGTCATCCTGAAGCCCGCCCCCGAAACCCCGCTGGAGGCGTTCATGCTCGCCGAAGCCGCCGAGGAGGCGGGTTTCCCTGAGGGGGTAATCAACCTGCTGCCCGCCGACCGCGAGGCATCGGACCTGCTCGTCCGCCATCCCGGCATCGATAAAGTCGCCTTCACGGGCTCGACCGAGGTAGGGCTGCATATCGCCCAGGTCTGCGCCGGGCGCATGGCGCGCTTCACGATGGAGCTCGGCGGCAAGTCGGCGGCGATCGTGCTCGACGATTTCGAGCCCGAGGCGATGGGTCCCGCGCTCGCGCCGATGATCACCCTGCTGTGCGGCCAGGTGTGCATCAATTTCAGCCGCGTGCTCGTCCCGCGCGCACGCAAGGATGCCTACGTCGAAAGCCTTGCCGCCGCGATGGCAGCGACCAGCATCGGCGACCCACTCGACGCGAACACGATGATGGGCCCGCTCGCGATGGCACGGCACCATGCCAAGGTGTCGAGCTATTTCGACAAGGGCGTTGCCGAGGGTGCGCGCATCGCGACCGGCGGCCGCCGCCCGCCCGCGCTCAACAGCGGCTATTATGTCGAACCGACGGTGTTCGCCGACGCGACCAACGACATGGCGATCGCACAGGAGGAAATCTTCGGCCCTGTCACTGCGGTCATCCCCTATGACAGCGTCGAGGAAGCGATCGCCATCGCCAACGACAGTCCGTTCGGCCTGTCGGGCGGCGTCTACACCCACGACACCGACCGCGCCTATGGCGTCGCGCGGCGCATCCGCACCGGCCATTTCACCCAGAACGGCCGCGATTTCGACCTGACCAACCCGTTCGGCGGCTTCAAGAAATCGGGCGTCGGACGCGAGGGCGGACCCGAGGGGATCGAACCCTTTACCGAGGTCAAGACCGTTTTCCTGCCGCAGGCGCCCGGCACGCTCGCATGA
- a CDS encoding enoyl-CoA hydratase/isomerase family protein yields the protein MTTEPTLIVATPAPGVLHLIFNRPDVHNAYDTPTFTAFAEQLDRAASDPDIRAIVISARGGKAFSAGFDIHEMAGFDAATMRRAFERRDPVFGRVATHPLPIIAAIDGICFGAGALLALACDMRIATPGFRFKVTAVGYGCANATWSLPRAVGAPRAKAILMTGQVVGAEEAERIGLVNAVVEASDLDAHAIALASAIAAHPPQGIKGIKTLVDGSLTRTPIEGWQAEYDWMIASMTDAPGGGETFGKFLSEHDDHKR from the coding sequence CTGATCGTCGCGACCCCCGCGCCGGGCGTGCTGCACCTGATTTTCAACCGGCCGGATGTGCACAACGCCTACGACACGCCGACCTTTACGGCCTTTGCCGAACAGCTCGACCGCGCCGCGAGCGACCCCGATATCCGCGCCATTGTAATAAGCGCGCGCGGGGGCAAGGCGTTCAGCGCCGGCTTCGACATCCATGAAATGGCCGGCTTCGATGCCGCGACGATGCGCCGCGCCTTCGAGAGGCGCGATCCGGTGTTCGGGCGCGTCGCCACGCATCCTTTGCCGATCATCGCCGCGATCGACGGCATCTGCTTCGGCGCGGGCGCGCTGCTCGCGCTCGCCTGCGACATGCGCATCGCGACCCCCGGCTTTCGCTTCAAGGTCACCGCCGTCGGCTATGGCTGCGCCAATGCCACCTGGTCGCTGCCGCGTGCGGTTGGCGCACCACGCGCCAAGGCGATCCTGATGACCGGGCAGGTCGTCGGAGCCGAGGAGGCAGAGCGCATCGGGCTGGTCAATGCGGTCGTCGAGGCGTCGGACCTCGACGCGCACGCCATCGCGCTTGCCTCGGCCATCGCCGCGCATCCGCCGCAGGGGATCAAGGGCATCAAGACGCTCGTCGACGGCAGCCTGACGCGCACACCGATCGAGGGCTGGCAGGCCGAATATGACTGGATGATCGCCAGCATGACCGACGCCCCCGGCGGCGGCGAGACTTTCGGAAAATTCCTGTCCGAGCACGACGACCACAAACGCTGA